A region of Lycium barbarum isolate Lr01 chromosome 1, ASM1917538v2, whole genome shotgun sequence DNA encodes the following proteins:
- the LOC132632329 gene encoding uncharacterized protein LOC132632329 isoform X3, with product MGEHEGSGLLPNGLLPDAEPVIRVLEFERWSRAEERTSELIGCIQPNGPSEERRNAVADYVQRLIMKCFPCQVFTFGSVPLKTYLPDGDIDLTAFCNNQTLKDTWAYQVRDMLEEEEKNENAEFRVKEVQYIQAEVKLIKCLVENIVVDISFNQLGGLCTLCFLEEVDHLINQNHLFKRSIILIKAWCYYESRILGAHHGLISTYALETLVLYIFHMFNNSFAGPLEVLYRFLEFFSNFDWDNFCVSLWGPVPINSLPDVTAEPPRKDSGELLLSKLFLDACSSVYAVFPGGQENQGQPFVSKYFNVIDPLRENNNLGRSVSKGNFYRIRSAFGFGAKRLARLLDCPKENLIHEVNQFFMNIWDRHGSGQRPDASGADLLCLRLPTPESDLPDSEYDRVNSSGKKVNGKSSGHDDLAQSSYTESQKNYENLRSDQTKKEVTSSQALRSDKNQRNLRSDQTANDIQGKFVFSRTRSSPELTEGRRGNVPETAKMQPPPLRQDSRNWRKNQGSENLASQSGPSLNNDTSSIRHFPSHQSLDDSNSRSNSFNRDVGLDAPSEELSFTGGTQDEQDLVNLMAASTSLHGFNNGQVHLPFNWASAQLPFPISPSVLASMGYNQRNIPFPVIDPAFSNMQFPHGMIPPHLNHYFPALGLSPTSEDTIDRNNENFSYMDMNSKDFWHESDAGSNVEFEPENGNYETDHKTHAVQSGFNFVPSSGTRSQQKHAKEKRGPIKEEHSDDIHDVYAEERLASSRLSTTAHSSSVRSKTSSESSWDGSSSKSTKSTRGRQGNKTEPTTSYGKGKMMSDHMGTEEDDQDWNEMTEGNQVPQSIISMHIARHEYEGAQTSGSSDPMIPIAPMLIGPDSRQRMAANNSGVIAFYPTGPPVPFLTMLPVYNSPPESGTPDASTSHFGREECFDNPSEGPDHTENLNAIRGATSIEAHKSDILHSDFASHWQNLQYGRFCQNPRHPGPLVNPSPVMVPPVYLQGRFLWDGPGRPSSANMNLFTQLMSYGGPRVLPISPLQSVSNRPPNMFQHYVEDIPRYRSGTGTYLPNPKASVRDRHAPGTRRGNYNHDRNDNYGDREGNWKSRGGGRNYSRSQSEKFNSRLDRPVSSESRSDRSWRHDSFPSYQSQNGPLHANSSSPSGVPPNMVYGMHPVNPNAVSSNGPPVVMFCPFDQNGKQLEFGSMGQVGVNEQAQTGDGSRLKGVFEEQRFQRCSPDRPSSPHYQRRI from the exons ATGGGAGAACATGAGGGAAGTGGGCTATTGCCGAACGGGCTATTGCCCGATGCAGAACCAGTGATCcgagttcttgaatttgaaagatGGTCAAGGGCTGAGGAAAGGACTAGTGAGTTAATTGGTTGTATTCAGCCTAATGGACCATCCGAGGAGCGGAGAAATGCCGTTGCTGATTACGTTCAACGGCTTATCATGAAGTGCTTTCCTTGTCAG GTTTTCACTTTTGGTTCAGTACCCTTGAAGACTTATCTTCCTGACGGGGACATTGATTTAACTGCCTTCTGTAATAACCAAACTTTGAAAGATACATGGGCTTATCAGGTTCGGGATATGTTAGAGGAAGAGGAGAAAAATGAAAACGCTGAATTTCGTGTTAAGGAGGTTCAGTACATTCAAGCTGAA GTGAAGTTAATAAAATGTTTAGTTGAAAATATCGTGGTTGACATATCTTTCAATCAGCTAGGGGGTTTGTGTACCCTTTGCTTCCTTGAGGAG GTCGATCACCTGATAAACCAGAATCATTTATTCAAGCGCAGCATTATTTTGATTAAGGCGTGGTGTTATTACGAGAGCCGTATACTGGGTGCTCATCACGGTCTTATTTCAACTTATGCCTTGGAGACCTTGGTTCTTTACATATTTCACATGTTCAACAATTCTTTTGCTGGGCCTCTTGAG GTTTTATATCGCTTCTTGGAGTTCTTCAGCAACTTTGACTGGGACAACTTTTGTGTTAGCTTGTGGGGACCTGTGCCAATTAATTCACTTCCTGATGTCACTG CGGAACCTCCTCGAAAAGATAGTGGAGAATTGCTTCTCAGCAAATTGTTTCTTGATGCTTGTAGCTCTGTATATGCTGTTTTCCCTGGTGGCCAGGAGAACCAAGGACAACCGTTTGTTTCTAAATATTTTAATGTGATTGATCCTTTGCGAGAAAACAACAACCTTGGCCGCAGTGTGAGTAAAG GTAACTTCTATAGGATACGGAGTGCATTTGGATTTGGTGCCAAAAGACTGGCAAGATTACTGGACTGCCCCAAAGAAAATCTCATTCATGAAGTAAATCAGTTCTTTATGAATATATGGGACAGGCATGGCAGTGGTCAAAGGCCGGATGCATCAGGGGCTGACTTGTTGTGTCTTAGATTGCCAACACCGGAAAGTGACCTACCTGACTCAGAGTACGATAGGGTCAACTCTAGTGGGAAAAAGGTGAATGGAAAATCTTCTGGTCATGATGATTTAGCTCAATCCTCTTACACCGAGAGCCAAAAGAACTATGAAAATTTGAGATCCGATCAAACGAAAAAGGAGGTCACTTCCTCTCAGGCTCTTCGTTCTGATAAAAATCAGAGAAATTTAAGATCTGATCAAACAGCGAATGATATACAGGGCAAGTTTGTTTTTTCTAGAACACGGTCTAGTCCTGAGCTGACGGAAGGAAGGCGTGGCAATGTTCCGGAGACTGCAAAAATGCAACCTCCTCCATTGAGGCAGGATAGTAGGAACTGGAGGAAGAATCAAGGATCTGAAAATTTAGCAAGCCAGAGCGGTCCATCTCTAAATAATGATACTTCATCTATCAGACATTTTCCATCTCATCAAAGTCTTGATGACTCCAACAGTAGATCAAATAGCTTTAATCGAGATGTGGGTTTAGATGCTCCGAGTGAAGAGCTTTCATTCACTGGTGGTACACAGGATGAGCAAGATCTTGTGAACCTGATGGCGGCCTCTACTTCACTCCATGGTTTTAATAATGGTCAAGTTCATTTGCCGTTTAATTGGGCTTCAGCCCAACTGCCTTTCCCTATCTCGCCTTCCGTTCTGGCTTCTATGGGATATAATCAACGAAATATTCCATTTCCTGTGATTGATCCTGCATTTTCCAATATGCAATTTCCTCATGGTATGATTCCGCCCCACTTAAATCATTACTTCCCAGCCCTTGGCTTGAGTCCAACTTCTGAAGATACAATTGACCGGAACAATGAAAATTTTAGTTATATGGATATGAACTCAAAAGATTTCTGGCACGAGTCAGATGCAGGTTCTAACGTTGAATTTGAACCAGAAAACGGAAATTATGAAACTGATCATAAGACACATGCAGTCCAGTCAGGTTTTAATTTCGTTCCTTCCTCCGGTACTAGATCTCAGCAGAAGCATGCAAAGGAAAAACGTGGGCCAATCAAGGAAGAACATTCTGATGATATTCATGATGTTTATGCTGAAGAAAGATTGGCAAGTTCAAGGTTGTCAACCACTGCTCACAGTAGCTCTGTGAGAAGCAAAACCTCTTCGGAGAGTTCTTGGGATGGTTCTTCTTCTAAAAGTACAAAGTCAACAAGGGGAAGACAGGGAAATAAAACAGAGCCAACTACTAGTTATGGAAAAGGTAAGATGATGTCTGACCATATGGGTACTGAGGAGGATGATCAGGATTGGAACGAAATGACTGAGGGAAACCAAGTACCTCAATCTATTATCTCCATGCACATTGCAAGGCATGAATATGAAGGTGCTCAGACAAGTGGATCTTCCGACCCAATGATACCCATTGCACCAATGCTCATAGGGCCTGATTCTCGGCAAAGAATGGCGGCGAATAATTCTGGGGTTATTGCTTTTTATCCCACTGGACCACCAGTTCCCTTTCTTACAATGCTTCCAGTATATAATAGTCCACCTGAGTCTGGAACTCCTGATGCATCAACCAGCcactttggaagagaagaatgCTTTGATAATCCGTCTGAGGGACCTGATCACACTGAAAATCTAAATGCTATTAGAGGTGCTACTTCTATAGAAGCACATAAGTCTGATATACTTCACAGTGACTTTGCTAGTCATTGGCAAAATTTACAATACGGACGGTTTTGCCAAAATCCAAGGCATCCTGGGCCACTTGTTAATCCTTCTCCTGTTATGGTACCACCTGTATACTTACAGGGTCGTTTCCTGTGGGATGGTCCGGGAAGACCGTCGTCAGCCAACATGAACCTTTTTACTCAGCTGATGAGCTATGGTGGTCCTCGTGTATTACCGATTTCACCGCTACAATCTGTTTCAAATAGACCTCCCAATATGTTTCAACATTATGTGGAGGATATACCCAGATATCGTAGCGGGACAGGAACATATTTGCCAAATCCA AAGGCTTCAGTGAGGGATCGGCACGCTCCTGGTACAAGAAGGGGGAATTACAACCATGACAGAAACGATAACTATGGTGACAGAGAGGGGAATTGGAAATCCCGTGGTGGTGGGCGCAACTACAGCCGCAGCCAATCTGAGAAATTTAACTCAAGATTGGATCGTCCGGTCTCCAGTGAGAGCAGATCTGACAGGTCATGGAGACACGACTCCTTCCCTTCATATCAGTCCCAAAATGGTCCATTGCATGCAAACTCCTCAAGCCCAAGTGGGGTCCCTCCCAATATGGTGTATGGCATGCATCCTGTGAACCCAAATGCAGTGTCTTCCAATGGACCTCCAGTTGTAATGTTTTGTCCATTTGACCAAAATGGAAAACAGCTTGAGTTCGGGTCTATGGGTCAAGTAGGTGTAAATGAACAAGCCCAGACAGGTGATGGAAGTCGACTAAAGGGAGTATTTGAGGAACAGAGATTTCAACGGTGTTCTCCTGATCGACCATCTTCACCGCATTATCAAAG GAGGatttaa